The Pseudopipra pipra isolate bDixPip1 chromosome 10, bDixPip1.hap1, whole genome shotgun sequence genome includes the window TCTGATTAGCAggttgatttcatttttttcatttgcagaagTTGGAAAAGCACGTCCTGAACCATCACATGCACCTGACAAggccagaaagcctttggctgACACCAAACCTGTATTCATTTGATGTGGAATTTACACAGGTTGGCCCTATTCAGATTGTTTCAATACAAGATATTTTCTAGGAACTGTGGCATGCATTGCTGCATGCATAAGGCAGGCTCTCATCAGGAGGGTATAGCCTTGAGCTTTTTATTTACTCTTCATCTTTAATTTGACAGAATACAAAGCATGGGGCAGGCTGTCCTGCATGGATTTACTTTTTACAGTGGAACATCAATACAAAATAAAGCCAGAAAGCACTTTATGGAAGTGTAACACCCCAAATGTTAACATGTCTAGCATTGTTCAGTACGGCAGCGTAAGTTGTATCACCTTTCTTGGTCTGGATTGAGAGTCAAATCCTGATAGGGAGAAGTGACAGAGGTCAGCAGTCTACAGTagtgttttctctctccagaaATAGTAGGTCACTAACACTTTATAACTGTGGATTTCAAGTAAGGATAATAATTAAGCTGTCAGGCTACTTCTCTGTCAAGGGCACTCCTAATATAATACTTTTGAAAATGGTAAATGTGATTTCAGGGTGCTCCAAAAATTGATAAGGGAAGAGGGACAGGAAGGCAAGGCAATTCATGTCAAGGAAAAAGGAATAGTCCATTAGTTAGAGTACTGATACAGCAATTGGGAGGCTGGATCAgttcctgtgcagagctgggtttgctgttcTGGTTAGTGCTTCATCTCCAGCTCAGAGGAACTTGTCTGCTGCCCAGTTTGGCACTACACAGCCAATGGCCAAACCTGTGAGCTCATAACTCCCACTGGTATTGATAGTGAACAAATTCAAGTATATACTTGTGAGGATCATTTTTTAGAGGTAGCAGGTTTTTGATACTCAAGTGCCCAATTTGCTAAATTACTGTACAGCTAATAGTGAAGAGTGTTTGCATCACGGAGTGTCGTGAAGATAAACGAGTTTGTCACTGAGATGCTCACATTGTCTCATTTGTTATTTTCCCCTCGTACATGGCATTTGATAGATGGCACACTGCTTTCTATGCAAATAGTTTCACCCTGGCTAGTTTGTATGTTTGTCCACAGGAAGATGTATGGAAAAATGGTGGATTTTTTTGGACATTTTAAATTATGGTTGGGGCAGTTCCATCCTGCAGGTTGTGTTGGCTGAGGACTTTGGGTTTTCCAGCCAGCATCATGTGaagtgcccagccctgctgcaggttCTTCTTGCCATTCTGCtactcattttctctctctgactTGCGTGCCAGCCCCCATCTCCCTTGGGTTGCTAGCTGGGGAGAGAGCTCCACTTTCCAGCTTTCTGTCAGGATATGGAGGATGATGCTTTTTGTCTTCTCCCCCTTTCATTTTTGCCTTAATCCCAGAAAAAGTGTTATGTGTCTTAGAACAGGCCTAGAAGGACATGAGCAGGCTGCCCCATGCTCCCTCTTCCCATGCTCCAAGTTGTTGCTAAGTTATGTGTAAACAGACCCTGTGCACACATTCCCTCCTGTCCTTTCAGTGGGACATGGAAAGTCTGGCCAGCCCTcaggaagggaaagaatcttCACATCTGTGTGAAGCGAccattttcccttccttcctccacacatgtaattttaaaacaaatgttgcCCTGTAATGCAAAATTTGCTAAAGCATCTGTTTCTTCCCAGGAGCTCTGGAAAAATGTGATCAATGTGACGAGTTTGTCTGTGTGGAAACTGGGTGTGTTAGAGGATGAGTTCAGCATGCAAATTTCTGACAGCTCCTATTTATACCCACGTCAAGGTCCATATTGtccctctgctgcttctctgcctCCCCACTCAGTCCCTTGAGCAGTTGGTCCAGGAAGTACTGAGTACAAGGGGTGTGCTGCCATAAACCAGCCCAAGGGAACTCCTGGAAAGGCACTGGTTTGTGTGGGCTCATCTCAGAGATCCTACTCCGGTCAGTCTCTGGTGTTTACACTGGTGAATCCCCGGAGCCTCCCTGGTGAGCTGTggagcaggagggcaggaggcTTAAGGATGGGTCTGTCCCCATTCAGGATGGCATCAGGCAGGCATGCAGGATCCTTGTTCTGAGGTGTTGATGTCTGAATTATCCTATGGGAAAGACTTTTCAAAAGTGTGCTTAAGATCATTGTTAATTGTCCCTTTGGAAATACGAGAGTATTTCCTACTTGCCTGTAACTTTAATGACTAACTCActgatttgggatttttaaCAGCTGGCACAGCCTCACTTGCTGAGAGTGAAAAGAGAAGATCTCTCTCTGGTTAGCTCTCAGCAGCTGAAGAATTCCCATGAGCGGCAGTTACAAGGTCAATGACAATAGAACAACCTGTGATATTAATATTTTGTAGGCTAAGAAAACGAGCTTGATTGGATGTTACTCTTTTTATAACGTTTTGTAGGAAGCACTCCTTTTTCTAGCATTTTTCAAATGCTGGAGAACAACGATCGTTTGTGTAGAGTTATCTGTTATTGTTAGCAATGCTCTTGCTTCTCTGCAGCTCAGTGGCTCTGCCTTTATCCTCTAGAAGCAACAGAAAATGATAAATGAGATTAACAAGCTTCAGTCTGAAGTGAAAACTAAATCTGTGGCTATACAACTCTTGTTGAATTCATTCTGGTCAGGGGTTGGTTTGTTCATTCGTTTTCTAGGAAAAAGCATCTCTTTTCCTTGGCCTCCTGAGAATCagaaaatgagattgaaacTCAGCTGGAGTAGCCTATTTCAGAGCTTAGCCAAGAATACTGCACGCAGCATTTAGGGGTGTAGATGGCTTGTTTTCCTTATTTGCTTCCCAATCAGAAATTGGATGAACCTTCGGGAtgcagaaacagggaaaatcCTCTGGCAAGGAACAGAAGATCTGTCTGTACCTGGAGTGGAGCATGAAGGTACTGTGTGACTTTATTGTGCATCTTGGGGCTGGGTGGTGCTGCATTTCTGGGTCACCTGAGGTATAAACATACCCCTACTCTGAAGGACAGATGTCATCTTTGGGCCAGTCATATCACCTCGCTGTGTCTCAGATTTTCCTCACATATTAAAAAGGAACCCTCATCTCCATCAGAGGAGCCTGGGGAATTAATTAAAACATACTCTGGCCTGAGATTAATGCCCATTGTACAAGGAATTGTTTAGACCTTATCTGGTGTGCAGTTCACTCATCCATCTAGAAGATGGATGACTGCAACCTGTAACAGATGCAGAGGAGAGCTATTAGTAGAAGCCACTGAAAAGATTATGGATGGGAGGATAGTCTTCCTTTGGAGAACAGAGGAAAGAAGCCATTCTTGTATGGCTtagcaagaaaagaaagctgagGTGGGTAGGTTATGTTTAATAAATAGGCTGAGAAAGGCGAGAGGCATCCAGCAAAGGGGGATAATCTGACTGTGAGTTAAAAGAAGGTGTAAGGAAATGCAGTTCTGGTACAGTCCTGCAACAGAACCAATGAGGGCagtcagaataatttttttaaaatgaagaccATGTGTGTCTTAAAGTCATTATATAgtacttttgtgtgtgtgtatgttttgtGGCTATTCAGGACAAATCACAGGCTAAACATAGCAAAGAACCAAATATATAGCAGAGTgaataaaatgtatttcctttAAACAGaacttctgtttgctttttaagtATGACTTCTATTTGATTTAAGTACAGATTTCTTTATAAAATGAACTCTTAAGTTTCAAATCATGATACTGTATTACTGCCTTAACTTACTATTACCACTtagatgaaataaaaacaatattaaTGTGGTATTGGAGTGCTGCCGAAGCCTTAACATTAAGCTGCCTTAAGTAGTGAAAATCACTGCCTGAGCACCTGAAACTGGAATTAATCATCTAAACCAGCTTTTGACAGCAGGAGCTTTTCCCGTCAACTCAATTCAGTGACAGGGCATTCAAAACTGGGAGGCAATTTGGGAGATGCAAATCTGTGAAGTTTAGTTTCTTCCAATATGCAGGCAGATCTTGGAGTAAGCTGCTGAGGTGTAGCACTTACAGAATCCCGTGTTGTTCCCAGTAACCACAGCCAGCTTTCATTCGTGAAATACAAATAGTCCTTTCATGGTTTAAGCAAAGTTGTAGTCTGAAATGTAAAATCAGTTTGGCTAAGATAGCTTGCTTTCTCATGTCTCAATATTTAAGGTAGCTTTATTAAACTATATGGAAACATAATGATATGGATATTTTAATTGAATTGCAGTTTCTAACTAAGTACAGTTGGACCCAAAATGATGTGCTTGATAAATAAGAAATGTATCATTTCTAATCTAATCAGCATAAAGCATCTGACTAAATGTATGTTAGCTATGTAAGTGCTTAAATAAATGTGCACATGTAGAATATCCTCAAGTTAACAAAAAGCAGTAGTAAATTTAGGATTAAGTCTATGCTTACCTGTATTCCAGCATGTCTTAAAATGGACCTAACTGATGAGAATCaaacttctttctttcctgtctttttaatagaaaaaaggagaaataaaagtaaaatgagTTTTAAGTAAATAATTTCAGTTAAAATTTTCTGCTTAATggtataaatataaattaaaatctcTTAAATAAGTTATTTAAAGACTACAGAGTGCTACTTGTATTCAAAGTAATCCTTTATTTTGTAGTTTTACAATATTAAAGCAGACACACTCAGCAATCTGCGTTGGGGATGAAAGAAATGTAATTACTAAATTGCAGAGTAGTTTTAATGAGCCATTTTACACTTAACTGCAGAAGGACATTTATCATAACAGACTGTAGTCTGTACTTGTGAGTAAAGGATGGTGCCATGCAGATTTctatgctgaaaaaaaagaaccctaaaaaTAATTAGAGAGCTTTTACATTTAACACTCTTCCCTTacacttttaatttcttcttttatcttttttttttctaaccaaCTGTGGGCTGTGTGCTTCTCCATGGGATAGGATGCTGCCttacattccctaaccctccAGCTCTTGAGATTGGTTTCATATCAAGGTCCTACTCCATTAAACTGCTCTACGTTAGATGGATTTGCCTGGGGTTTGGTAGactcttctttttattaaacACCAGCCTGCTCTCTCTTCATGGATGTTTTTATATGCTTTCCATTTAGGAACAGTTTGGCTCATAAAGCACATGCCAGCTGTATTCCCTCCCCTCTTTATTTCTAATAAATTTACGTGAAACATTCTCTAATATGCAGGAAGGATTATGCACAATCACACCACTGAAACACGACAGGCTTGGTAGGTTTTTACTATATTGACTCTCCACCATATTCTCCTGATTAGGACCTTTCAGCATATTAATCAGTGCTCCCAAGCTGTCCCTTCTCTTACTCCTCCACCTctacaagaaaataattttgtgaaatATCTACAAGGTACAGTTTGCCACTTGGTGTCTCACCCACTGCAAGGGCCCAGAAACCTGGATTGCCAAATTGCTCTCTTAAACTCCCTAGTGTGGTCCCAGCTTTACAGCCTGAGTAGGTCTCAATGTGTCAGGAACAGGCATTTTGTGTACTTCTGCAGGACAACCTCCCAGAGCTCTGAGGTGGCTCAggaagtgctgctgggctgagaAACACCCGTTTGTGGTTCTCTGGGGATGTACGGTgtgaaagggaaggagaagtgggaagggctcACAGGTCTGGTGTGCTAAGCAGCCCTTTGGCTGCCTGTGATCTTCAACACACTTCCTAAAGTAAAAATTTAAGTTGCATCTCATATTTCAACTTGAAAAATTATGGGGTTTAGTAACAAACAACTGAACCAGGAGACTGAGAGATCAGTGTTGTATCCCTGGTTCTGTCCCAAGTTTAAAATTCCTGGCTCTGGGCAAGGTATTAACCTGTTTGCATCTTGGATTTCACTCTTGCAAATGTAAAAACAAAGTCCTTTGTGTTTGCATTTCTCCTGCTGCTATGATCTTGTACTAGCACTAATCATTATTTCAAAGTGCAGAAAAATAgtacctgcagcagctgggtttgttttattGTGTCCAAATAATGCTTCTTTATCTGTTTCACAGCTCGAGTTcctaaaaaaatcctgaaatgcAAAGCAGTGTCTCGGGAGTTAAACTTTTCCTCAGCAGAACAAATGGAAAAATTCCGACTGGAACAGAAAGTTTATTTCAAAGGGCAGTGTCTAGAAGGTATGGatgtgctctgtgtgctgcagcacagggactgACCCAGTGTGGTGGGGATTAGAGAAACTAAAATGGGTTGGACAtggtgattttaatttttcagagtaGACTGAAGCACTCATCTTGTCAGGACTAATGGGCCACAGTATTAGGGATTGCTTTTCATAAGTGTGTTAACACTTTGTTATGTAAGCAAAAAAGCTGGGTAATCATGCCTGAGGGCATAAATCCACCACAAGCTGCCTGAGGCAAGGAAACAGGTTATTTCAGAGTCCCCTATTACTGGAATTCCTGCCTCTTCCTCAGAGTGCTGGCCACTGCCAGGCTGGAGCCTCTGGTTTACCTGAGCTAAGGCAGTGCCACCAccttttttttgcctctgaCTCCACGTCTGACTCCACGTCTGACCCCGCTGACTCTTAATCTGGGCTGGAGGAGGGGCAGATAAAACACTGATCCCTGTGTCTTCTGGGCAACCAGTTGCACACTTAATCTCACCTGGATCGGAGGGATGTCTGCAAGGGGAGGAGTGTGGTTTCCCTATTCCCAATTAGGTGTGATGAAATTTCCACTGAATGCTAAGGAAGTGGTGTGACCTAATCAGTACCATCAGCTATTCTAGACAGGGAGTATCTGCTCTAAGAGGAGGGCAGGGTTCAGTGCAGCTTAAACTGTACAAagtaatttaaatgtaaaatgttggcagcacagcaggacagtTTAGGGAGTTCCCCAGCCTGTTGGATGAAAAGCAAAAGGACCATTTGTGGATTTTATCGTCTCTCAAATGCCTCTGGATCTTCTTTTTACTTTGCAGAATGGTTCTTTGAATTCGGTTTTGTGATTCCTAACTCCACAAACACTTGGCAGTCCTTGATAGAGGCAGCACCTGAATCACAGATGATGCCAGCTAATGTTTTAACGTGAGTGCCTTGGCCTTGCAGAATCTGAGAGcaggcaaagcaaaagcagtGTGTGGCATTTCCTTGGGGGCCACAGTGGGAACGAGGAGAGGGAACTGCTACCAACTCTGAATCACCTCACGACTGTTAGTTGTTGAGAGATAAAAGAGGCTAAGCTAACCTCATTACCTTCCTTCCCATAGGTCCAATTTGCATTAATATAGTAGTAAAGGTTTGGAGAAAGTGGAACTGATCCTTTTTTAGAGttgcttaatttttttgaaagggGAACCATGAAAggatttcaaaatgttttccagctTAATACCCCTTACATCCAGGGTTAAAAATAACCCAGCAGATGTCTGGGCCATTTTCAAGTCAGCTATTGATCACTGACTCTTGTCCAAGATGGTTTTATTTGTGCAATATATCAGCTGTAGTAGCTCCTCTAGTATTTGTTTCATCACTGTACCATTCTGCTGAGCTTTGTGTCTCTAAATTGGCTTACACACCATGCATTTAGTCACACGGAGTTGTATCTGGGGCTAAAACACCCTTAACAGGTAGGAAACAGTCATTTTACAGGCACCTGTAGTAAGATTCACACACCTTCCTCAGGAAGGTCtgctcctggctgctcttcacACAAGGACTCCTGAGCAGGTCAGTGATCCCTCAGATGTGTCACAGGAACACATGCTGGGCATTGCCCTGAGTGTGAGCAGCAAGGCTCCAGCCTGGGTGGGATGATGGAAAAGGCTCCTGGAGGGAGGCCCCTGGGAAGGGTAACCACCCTCTCTGCAGTGCTAGATGGGTGCTGGCAGGCACACAGGGAGCACGCTGCCAGCAGAGACAGAAGGGTTTGGGAATCCCGCTGCCAACAAGAGGCAGACTGGGAGCAGCAGGCTCACTGCAAGGTCACTGTGTCCTCTGGAAGACCTCCCTCTCCAGCATTTTCCCTCTGGCTCCCTGTCTGGAGGAAAGCCAGTTGCATAGAGAAGGCACCAGGATGGGAACTACCATCACTGATTTCCACTCCCAGCACATTCCAAAGAGAGGGTGGACTCAGGGGAGCATCAGTGTTCCAACagtgctcctggcacagcctgctCAGAACCTCAGAGGTGCTGCACACctcagctcccagagctggTGGCTGTCAGTCAGTACAGGAGGAGCCAGATTTGGGAGTCAGAATAAAGAAACAAGCACACCTGACAAGTTGGTTTTGATCATCTCAGGAAATCAAGACATCCTCAGGACTGGGAATCAAGAGAGTCCAGTTCTCAAGTGACCTTGAGGATTTTCCCATGTCCCATTCTTTCCCTGAAGTATGTCCACTTGTAGTGGGCAGCCAAGATCTCTCTTCTATTCAATGGAGGTGTCCTAAAGTAATTTTTGAGGCTTTTCACTAGAACCCCCAGCCCAAAGAAATCCAAAGGGAAATTTGTGGCCCTAAGAAATCAGCCTTTTTCAGCTGCCAGGACATGGAGAGCCCCTCACTTTCTGGTATTCCCAAAGACCTCATGTTTCTCTCAGTGTTCCCATAGCAGGAGACAATGGAGATGTGATACTTGGTGCTAATCAAGGCACTGCACCAAGAGTTCCCAGGATGACTGACTATCAGATTGAGAACATTCCCTGACATTTGAGTTCCAGCACGATCCATACCACGCAAAATCCTTACACTCAGCAGGTGCAGCTTTCCCAGTGTTATACCAAGAGCCACAGTAGaggtggagctgctgctttggtGTTCAAGAGCCAGGTTATTTAGACATGGTCAGATCACACTGCTCAGGTGTCCAGGTGTTGTAATGGTCTCAAAAGTTCTTACTTTTGTCTACCAAGGTCTCCAAAGTCAGCAAGTTAAATCCTCAAAGCTTCTGTCACACCCAAATCCACATTTCCACTGCAGTTTGTATAAAATATGCTTGCATGTTTGTATTTAAGCACTTCTTGAGGGAAATGACATGTTAAATTGGGTGATGTAGCTTGCTCAGCACTAGAGGACAGAGatagggaataaaaaaagaattccGATTGGTTTTCACAATTCCTGCAGGAGAGAGGGGCCTTGAAGGTGCTGGGACTGCTAGTTTATTTTTAGCAACAGGAGTGAGCAGAAGTTTGCTGTCTGAGCACTCTGCAGCCTGAGCAGTACTGTGCCCAGAGAGGGGATGATgggggagggatggatggagggaacATTCCACATAGGAATGTGCTTGGGAGATCCTTCAGTCCTGACTGACCTGGGACACGGTGCTCGCTGCACTGTTGTGGGGTGGGTAAGGTGTGAGCCCAGGCTTGTGGGAAcgtggagaggagcagctgttGTCCACTGTCTGTGTCCTTCTAAcgcctctcctttctcctcctttcctcccgcAGTGGTAATGTTATTATAGAAACCAAATTCTATGATGACGATCTTCTCGTAAGCACTTCCAGAGTGAGACTTTTCTACGTTTGAGATGGGGCTTTTTGGAGATGTTTTAGTTTTCCTCCATGCAGTTCTTGGTGCAGAACCCCCCGACTATCCAGTGGAAGACACTCCTGTAGGCGGTGACCCTGGGGACCAGCTCAACGTGGGTTGTGACCTTTGCCCATCAgttattttgctttctcctcTGACAAGACCAGACCAAACCCTCAGAGACGGGGCCATCTGCTCAGAGATGCCCTGGGGAAGAGAGGCTGTCTCTGAACACGGGCAAACGATGGTCATGCAGAACCTATACTGTAAATTATGTTAGTTTCATCCTTTCTACTTTTCTGGACCCTGGTATAATCTCCCATTTCCACTCACACCAAACTCTCAATGCTTTTCTTTTGGGATTAAGTtaaccttttcatttttctcatgtTGTAGGTTTTTATCCTTTTGCTGGATTTCTGTGTAACTGGTCCACACATCCTCTTACCTTGAACTTGTAAAATAGACTGTGATATCACCTAatgtaattaaaacaaatttctcAATTAAAACATTCCTACCGTccaaagaagggaagaaatgttagttctgtgtgttttcctttctgttacAAAAATGCTTCTCAGTGGGCACAAGCTCCCATCACTCAAGCCAGCGGCACAGGGCTTTCCACAGTCCTGCCTCTTCCATACCCCCCATATCCTGGTTAAATTTCTCTTCCTCCAGCTGGCCATGTTGGAAAGGTGTCCTGACTGCTCTGACCAAGGCTTCTCCTTGGCCTCCCCTCTGTCTGTTAATCCCTCGTGGCATTTTGTCCCTTTGTCACCAGTTTTCAAGCAGCACCACACACTGTTCTGCTGTTTGAAGTGCCTGGGGACACTCAAAGCCCTCTGGAAAACCTGTGTTCCCCTGAGGTCACCAGCATCAGTCCcgtgctgggctgagctccctgGAGCTCCGCTGGGGCTGCAGTTGATGACACCAACAATCCCCACGTGTGTGAGGCTTTAATGACACAGCAGCAGTTTTGCTGTGACAGattcctccagccctgctttcCTCTGTCATTTGTAACCAGCTCTAGCACATGGACATCGTGGGAAGGGGCATCTCCAGCTTCTGCTCCTAAACATCCAGACAGCTCTATGATCCCTCAACACCTTGGTCAGCCTGTCCTGTGGCTGGGCTCGAGTTTCTCGGGAGTCACAGGGACATAAAAGGCATCATTTCAGACCCTGGATTCAGACCCTGGGTGTAGTTGGGAGGGATacagtgtaaatattttttaggGGGATTGAAGCTGGACCACTAATTCTCACTAGCCACTGTAGCAGCTTTCTCTTGAGCCTCACAGGATCTCAGCCTGTGGCACTCACAGGGCAGGGTCTTGGCAGCAGCATGAACCATCCTGGGCCAGCCTTCAAACAAAGACATCAACTGAAACTGCACCCAGCATGAATGACACCCAGTGAGGGTGGTACCTCAGTCAGAGGAGGGACAAAAGGTAtccaaacaggaaaaattaaaaaggttgAGGGTCTTGAGAGCAGGTGCCTCTGTGTGTTCTAGGGCAGATGCATGGGAGATTCCAGCAGAGACAGGGAGCAGGCATCTCCTGCCAGGCTCAGCTACAACCAGGACCCAGAACAAAGGGACAGATGTTCCCAGTGGGACTAAGTCTAACCTGGGTGCCTGTTCTAAGGGCCTGTTGTATCCTGGGCTGTGTCCAAAGCAGCATgaccagctggtcaagggagatgattctgcccctgtTGGAAGGGGGTacagaggaggccacaaaaatgatcagaggggaggaacagctctcctgtgaagacagactgagagctgggattgttcagtctggagaaggctccagagagactTTTTTGTAGCCTTCCAGTACTTGAAGGGGGCccataagaaagatggggacagactttttagcagggcccGTAGCAATACGACAAGGGGTGGCGGCTTTAAAGGAGGGCCAATTTATACTAGATATAAGGCAGACATTTTTTACAATGAAAGTGATGAaacactagaacaggttgccccaTCAGTACCTCACTGGTTGGAGATGTCCcagctcatggcaggggggttggactaagtgacctttaaaggtcccttcccacccaaactattctatgaaaCAAGCTTGGAACTCCCACACCCGCTTGACCTCCCCGACGCCTGCGGGACGTCCTCCCTGCGGGGCCTCTGGAGGCTCCGCGGGGCTTTAAGAGACCACCGACGAGGGGTCAGCAGACCTGGGATAGGGCTCTGGAGGGACGCGGGCCCTGAAACGGCCTTGGGGGACCTCCGGAGCCCCTTCCCGCCCGGCCGCGCCCGCCCTGCCCGAACtgccccagtttgcccagttcgCCCAGTTGGAGCTGGCGGGCCCCTCTGCGGCGGGTCACTGCCGCCCTCCAGTGGCTTCGTGGGAAatagctgggagcagctcaccCGCTCCTGGTCCTGGACCAGCCTCCAGTCCCCCAGTGCCGGGATCAGCCTCCCTGGCAGAATCGGTGGAGCAAACGGCAGGACCGGGGGAGATCAGGGGCCCGGAGCCAGCCAGCAGAAAGGCCCCGGTAGGGCAGAGGGGACAGTGGGGTCTGACCAGACACCACCCAAAACCCAGGCAAAgggccctgctgtgctcagaACAGGAGCCTGTGCttggcccaggcagctgcaggtCCCCTCCCTGTGGGGCTGACAGGATTTGGGagccctgggagaaggagcagcagacaCGGTCAACGTGGCTCTGGGGCAGCAAAGGTGCCAGCAAAGGGAAAAGTGGGGCCAGAAAGTACAAGAGCAGACCAGGAGGTCAGGGGTGCAGGTGTCACCACTGCCACCACCCATCCGTGTCCCTGGGGTGGTTCTGGCTGTGACACAAGGGCAGCCCCATCTCACCCTCTGTGCAAAGGTTGAGGGTGAGAAGTGGGTTTGGGGACCAACACAGCAATTCCCCCTTTTATTTACCAAAAAAGTTCCCACCCGGAATTTCACAGCCTTGGCATGGAAACTTCCTCCAGCCTGTTCCACATGCAGGGCTCTGCACAGGGGGAGGGCTGTATTGCAGGAGAGGGGCAATTTTTGAGGGTAGGACCTGGCTGGGCCACGAGGAGCCTCTCACTACACAGGGCCTTGCCCAAAGTCCAGCCCCTTACAAAAACCCTGGCtcacctggagctgctgcctcccgGCGCTTGCTGGAGCCATCGGCATCTGGCCGAACAAGCAGCGCTTAGGAGAGGAACCGGCCGGATTCGGCAGCAGCCGCTGAATCCCGGCCGGCAGCCGCGGCTTTCCCCGGCTCATTGTTCACAGCCGGGGTGTTCTGGCCTCAGCAGCTCCCATGGCAGGCACCAGAGCCTTCCCACGCACAGGGCATTTGTTCCTGCGAGAGCCCCGGGGCAGGGAATGTGCTCAGaggctgctccctgccagcc containing:
- the PDE6D gene encoding retinal rod rhodopsin-sensitive cGMP 3',5'-cyclic phosphodiesterase subunit delta isoform X2, translated to MWNLHRNWMNLRDAETGKILWQGTEDLSVPGVEHEARVPKKILKCKAVSRELNFSSAEQMEKFRLEQKVYFKGQCLEEWFFEFGFVIPNSTNTWQSLIEAAPESQMMPANVLTGNVIIETKFYDDDLLVSTSRVRLFYV
- the PDE6D gene encoding retinal rod rhodopsin-sensitive cGMP 3',5'-cyclic phosphodiesterase subunit delta isoform X3, coding for MGKTFQKNWMNLRDAETGKILWQGTEDLSVPGVEHEARVPKKILKCKAVSRELNFSSAEQMEKFRLEQKVYFKGQCLEEWFFEFGFVIPNSTNTWQSLIEAAPESQMMPANVLTGNVIIETKFYDDDLLVSTSRVRLFYV
- the PDE6D gene encoding retinal rod rhodopsin-sensitive cGMP 3',5'-cyclic phosphodiesterase subunit delta isoform X1; translation: MSATDERAKEILRGFKLNWMNLRDAETGKILWQGTEDLSVPGVEHEARVPKKILKCKAVSRELNFSSAEQMEKFRLEQKVYFKGQCLEEWFFEFGFVIPNSTNTWQSLIEAAPESQMMPANVLTGNVIIETKFYDDDLLVSTSRVRLFYV